In the Dendrosporobacter quercicolus genome, CGAAGGAGGCGTTCAGGCAATGAGCGGGTTGGAAGCTATGCTGGCCAATGCCAAAAAGCTGTGGCCAAACCAATTGGTTAAGAGTGGCGTGTTAAACAGCAGAATGATTTGGCTGGGGGTGTTAGGGGTAATTTTACTGTTGCTGGGGGGGATTTTGGATTACCGGGGTTCGGATGTCTCTACCGAGGTTCCGGCCGAACCGCTTAAGGCTACTCAGGTGATGAACCGGACATACGAGGAGGATCTGGAAGCAAAGCTTGCCAATATCCTGTCCAGGGTTAAAGGCGCGGGAACGGTAGCGGTCAGTGTGACTCTGGATAACGGCAGCATTCAGGAACATGCCAAGAACATCACTAAGGAGACCCGTACCGTCCAGGAAAAAGATACTGCCGGCGGTATTCGTACAACTACCGAAACGAAAGAAAGCCAGCAAATATTGCTAAGCAAGGCAAATGGCGCCGATCATCCGGTCATGGTCCGGGAAATCAAACCAAGTGTCAAAGGCGTTCTGGTGATTGCCGAGGGCGCGGCCGATTCGAATGTGAAAGCAAATTTAATGAGGGCGGTGGAAGCCGGGCTGGGGCTGCCGTCTTACAAAATAACGGTACTTCCACAAGGAAAGTGAGGCTAAATCAATGATGGTAATCGTTTTGCGGGAACACAAAAAGTCGCTGCTGCTTGTCACCGCTTTACTGGTAGCGGTAGTGGCGGGAGCAGGTATATGGCTGAGCCGGGGGGATGATCAGCAGGCAAAAGCAGACCGGTCGAATGCAATGCAGGTGACCGGGACGGTGTTGAGTGAACAGGCTTCGCAGGTTATGAGTACTGATTTTTTTACTGAGTACCGGCTGGAACGGGATAAAATGAGGAGCGAAAAGTCTGATTTACTGCGGGAAGCGATGAAAAGCGCCCAAACTGAGGACAGCCGGCAAAAAGCTCAGGAAAGTGTGCTGAAGATGGTTCAGGAAAAACAGCGTGAGGCTGAGATGGAAAACCTGATTAAGGCCAGGGGGTTTGCCGATGCTCTGGTTTTTTACCGGGATCAGTCGGTAAGCGCTATTGTCAAAACTTCAACTTTATCGCGTGATGAGGTGATTCAGGTCGCTGACGTCATCAGCCGGGTATCCGGGGTTAAGCCCGAAGATATAACGATTAGCGCCAAGCCTTAATCTTTAAGTACGCGAGCTGCAGCCACAGCACAGATCGAAAATTGCCGCTGTGGCCTTTGGCTGATTGTCATTTGTATAAATGGAAATTGTTTGATATAATAATTGAAGTATAAATAGTCAGGTGAAATAATAAGATAAGTTAAAGCGGGTAATGTCAAAGGAGGGGTGTGCTTGGATAAAAGTATAGAAAGAGCAGAACATAATGATGTTGGTACAATTCGCATTGCGGATGAAGTGGTGGGCATTATTGCAGGTTTAGCGGCAACAGAGATCGCCGGCGTGGCCGGCATGAGCGCAGGCCTGGTTGGCGGTATTGCCGAAATGCTGGGCAAGAAGAACTTATCCAAAGGCGTCAAGGTAGAAGTTGGCGAACGGGAAGCGGCTGTTGATTTATTTATTATTGTTGAATATGGCGTTCGTATCCCGGATGTGGCCTTAACCGTACAGGAAAATGTTAAGCGGGCTATCGAATCAATGACGGGCTTGGACGTTGTTGAAGTGAATATACATGTACAAGGCGTTGGCTTTGGTAGTGAAGTAAAGGATGAAGATATCCGCGTACGTTAGGAAGGGATAATGATGGGTATTATTGATCGGGTAATATTGTCAATCTATACATTGCTGCTGATATTTTTATCTTTAGGCGTTATTTTGTTGTCTTTACGCCTTATTTCTTTGGATATCATGTGGACAAGTTTCTCCTATATTTACGGTCAGTGGGAAGCCGGCGTGGTCAGCCTGGTGTTTTTACTGGTCAGTTTGCGCCTGCTTTTGGCCGGACTGAGGCCTTCACGCCGCAAGGATACCATTGTGCATCATACCGGCATGGGGGATATCCACATTTCACTTCACGCCGTTGAGAACCTAGTGGAAAAAGTAGCCCGGCATACCAGAGGCGTCCGGGGCGCAAAAATTGCTGTCGACTATGGTGAACAAACCGGTCTTAAAATCAGTATCAGGGCCGCCGTTAGTCCGGAAAGCAATGTTCCCGGTGTGTCAACTGAAATTCAGCAGCGGGTAAAAGAGTACGTCAAAAACACCGTTGGCATTGACCTGGTGGATATTGATATCCTTGTCGAGAATATATCCAATGATTTTAAAATAAAACAACGTGTTAAATAATGCATGAAATTACCGCTGTTCAGCGCAAAATAATGAGGTGAAGCAAAATGAATGTTAAGCTGTTGGCAGAAGTATGGCAGCAACATAGCGGAAAAATATCAGGAGCCGTTATCGGACTTAGCATAGGTATTTTAATTATTGTTTTTGGATTTTTCCGGACCTTTTTTATTTTGGGCTGCGCCGCTATTGGCTATGTGATTGGCCAGCGCATTGATGAAAAAGAAGATATTATGGATGTTATTGATAAATTATTGCCGCCGGGTTATCGTCGATAACCCAAAGAATTGACACTTTTTTAGGTAAGTAAGGGAGCGAAAGCATGAGTCGTAGAAAAGCCAGGGAAATGGCCTTGCAGGCTTTATTTCAATTGGATTATAATCAAACCGATAGCAATGAGGCGCTGGGTACCGTATTTAATGAGCGGGCCGGGGTTGCCGAGCAGACCAAACAGTATTCACAGGAACTGGTTAGCGGAACGCAGAGCCATCTTGGAGAAATTGATGAAATTATTGCCAGCAATTCAACGGAATGGAAGTTGGGACGGATGGCAGGGGTTGACCGGAATATTACCCGGCTGGCCATTTACGAACTGAAATTTGCCAAAGAGCAGCTTACGCCCAATATCATTATCAATGAGGCGGTTGAACTGGCCAAGACCTTTGGCAGCGATGAATCCGGCCGCTTTATCAACGGTATTTTGGGCGCGCTGGTAAAAAATAAAGGCTAAAATGATGAAGTGTTTCCTTGGCATTGATACCAGCTGTTATACTACATCGCTGGCGGTATTGGACGACACCGGGCGGTTAATTGCCGATAAGCGCAGGCTTCTTGCCGTGAAAAGCGGAGCCAAGGGGTTAGCTCAGTCGGAAATGGTGTTTCAGCATACCCGCAATCTGCCCGTACTGTTTGAAGAGCTTTCGGCCAAAATGAACAGCCCGCTTAAACCGGCTGCTATCGGCGTGTCGGCCTGGCCCCGGGCATTGCCGGATTCGTATATGCCGGCTTTTGTGGCCGGTGAGGGCTGCGCAAGGGTGCTGGCCGCGGTGCAGGGCGTCCAATTATGGCGGCTGAGTCATCAGGAAGGGCATATTTTAGCCGGCGTCTGGTCAGCCGGCGGCCCGGATACAGAACAATTTCTGGCTGTCCATGCCTC is a window encoding:
- a CDS encoding Asp23/Gls24 family envelope stress response protein, whose translation is MDKSIERAEHNDVGTIRIADEVVGIIAGLAATEIAGVAGMSAGLVGGIAEMLGKKNLSKGVKVEVGEREAAVDLFIIVEYGVRIPDVALTVQENVKRAIESMTGLDVVEVNIHVQGVGFGSEVKDEDIRVR
- a CDS encoding SpoIIIAH-like family protein, encoding MMVIVLREHKKSLLLVTALLVAVVAGAGIWLSRGDDQQAKADRSNAMQVTGTVLSEQASQVMSTDFFTEYRLERDKMRSEKSDLLREAMKSAQTEDSRQKAQESVLKMVQEKQREAEMENLIKARGFADALVFYRDQSVSAIVKTSTLSRDEVIQVADVISRVSGVKPEDITISAKP
- the amaP gene encoding alkaline shock response membrane anchor protein AmaP, which encodes MMGIIDRVILSIYTLLLIFLSLGVILLSLRLISLDIMWTSFSYIYGQWEAGVVSLVFLLVSLRLLLAGLRPSRRKDTIVHHTGMGDIHISLHAVENLVEKVARHTRGVRGAKIAVDYGEQTGLKISIRAAVSPESNVPGVSTEIQQRVKEYVKNTVGIDLVDIDILVENISNDFKIKQRVK
- a CDS encoding DUF2273 domain-containing protein; translation: MNVKLLAEVWQQHSGKISGAVIGLSIGILIIVFGFFRTFFILGCAAIGYVIGQRIDEKEDIMDVIDKLLPPGYRR
- the nusB gene encoding transcription antitermination factor NusB — encoded protein: MSRRKAREMALQALFQLDYNQTDSNEALGTVFNERAGVAEQTKQYSQELVSGTQSHLGEIDEIIASNSTEWKLGRMAGVDRNITRLAIYELKFAKEQLTPNIIINEAVELAKTFGSDESGRFINGILGALVKNKG